One Candidatus Omnitrophota bacterium genomic window, ATGATCCGGCAGTTTTCTTTCTTTCGCCAAGAATTGTTTGCGGGCCTCAACACCGATCACGGCCTGGAATTCGCGCACCATCAAAGGATACGGATGCGGTCCGGCCACCGAACCGATGATATAAAAGGTCTCGCGCACATGGGTGACCCAATCGCGGATGGCCTCGTTCATGGCATCTTTGAGCGTCTGGGAACCGCTGGTCACGGGGATGACCTTGGCGCCCAAAAGTTTCATGCGAAAAACGTTCAGGGACTGGCGCCGGATATCCTCGGCCCCCATGTAAATCACGCATTCAAGGCCGAAGAGCGCGGCCGCCGTGGCCGCGGCCACCCCGTGCTGACCGGCGCCGGTCTCGGCGATGATGCGCGTTTTACCCATGCGCCGGGCCACGAGGATCTGGCCCAGGGTATTATTGATCTTGTGCGCGCCGGTGTGCAAAAGGTCTTCGCGCTTCAGATAGACCTTCAATGTCCTCAAATGACGGCTCAAGCGTTCGGCAAGATACAAATTCGTCGGGCGGCCCGCGTATTCTTTCAAATAAAAGGCAAACTCGTCCCTGAACGCCTTATTTCTTCTCAAGGCGTTGAACTGTTTTTCAAGATCGATGAGCAGGGTCATCAGGGTCTCGGGGACATAACGTCCGCCGAACTCCCCAAAATGCCCTTGTTTGTCCGGTAATGCCATGTTCTACCCCTTGTAATCCGTGATCACCATAATGGTATTGGCGATCCCCACAGCACCGCTGATCTGGAACGGAATGTGACGGCCGTCAATGCTAAACCATATTTTGTATTTGGCCGGGTTGCTTTCCATGTATAAACTTGCCGCTTTGCGGCCGGCCGCTTTGATGCGTTCCGGCCTGACAATGCCTATTTTCAATTTCTGCGTCGGTAAAACGATGTCCAGGTCCTCACCCGCCCGAAATGAGCCGCTGCGGCGGTAACGGTAGATGAACCCGTAAATATTATCCACCGCGCCATCAACAGCGATCACCTGTTGGGTCTCTTTGCCCCGGGCAAATTTGTGCAGGTAGATCTTTTTGGCCCCCTGCAGATAGTCCTCACGGATCTTTTCTTTTGCGCCGAAAATGTTCAAGTCGCGCAGAACGACGACCGGAAAAAGCGTGTCCGGGTCCAGATAGATCTCTTCCTTGTCATAAAAATTAAAACCATCAGCCCTGAAAACGATCAAAAACAAGCGCCGGCCTTCATACTGCACTTCACCGGGAAATGTCAGGGTCGCCCGGCCCACCTTCATGAACCCTTGCTTGATGTCGTACGTCATGACCTCCCCGGCGCTAAACGGCGCGGGCGCGGCACAAACCGCCGTACCCAACAGCAAAAATACTGAAAGAAAAAATGACTTCATCGCCCGTCGTACTCTTTCAGGAACGCCTCCAGGACACGCGCACCGTTATACAAAGTTTTAATGTCCGCGTATTCGTCGTTGGCATGGATAACGCCGTGACTGCCCCAGCCCGTGGAAAAAGCCGGGATGCCATG contains:
- a CDS encoding DUF3108 domain-containing protein, yielding MKSFFLSVFLLLGTAVCAAPAPFSAGEVMTYDIKQGFMKVGRATLTFPGEVQYEGRRLFLIVFRADGFNFYDKEEIYLDPDTLFPVVVLRDLNIFGAKEKIREDYLQGAKKIYLHKFARGKETQQVIAVDGAVDNIYGFIYRYRRSGSFRAGEDLDIVLPTQKLKIGIVRPERIKAAGRKAASLYMESNPAKYKIWFSIDGRHIPFQISGAVGIANTIMVITDYKG
- the trpB gene encoding tryptophan synthase subunit beta — its product is MALPDKQGHFGEFGGRYVPETLMTLLIDLEKQFNALRRNKAFRDEFAFYLKEYAGRPTNLYLAERLSRHLRTLKVYLKREDLLHTGAHKINNTLGQILVARRMGKTRIIAETGAGQHGVAAATAAALFGLECVIYMGAEDIRRQSLNVFRMKLLGAKVIPVTSGSQTLKDAMNEAIRDWVTHVRETFYIIGSVAGPHPYPLMVREFQAVIGVEARKQFLAKERKLPDHLVACVGGGSNAMGLFHAFYKDKGVGMIGVEAAGKGLNTHEHSATLSKGPVGVMHGSKSNLLQDKDGQVQVAHSVAAGLDYPGVGPEHAYYQKTGRAQYVAVDDKAAIRGFKMLSRLEGIIPALETAHVLAYLETLARKSKKGTTVIVNLSGRGDKDVNQIQQLI